One genomic segment of Fibrobacter sp. UWH4 includes these proteins:
- a CDS encoding acetyl-CoA carboxylase biotin carboxylase subunit family protein → MSLNKKMLLLGGGHAEIPLIQAAHELGWYVITTGNAREGLGHPYADKNVFADFSDKDAMLELAKSEGVQAVCSGCNDFALLSTVYVCEKLGLPGHDSYATSLEIHHKDKYRALATRLGIPTPRALVVRSVADFEAAIAQLTFPIIAKPVDLTGGKGIHRAATADEARVAYKDACSRTRQDHIVVEEFVQGSNHGFSAMLVKGKVAFAFSDNEQYYINKYMVSGANSPSTSSDKTLAMLREYSERIAQELHLVDGILHIQYIERADGIPIIIEICRRPPGDLYIKFVKYATGIDYPKFIVQAETGEDISSITDVPTQGFWLRHCIMAGPDIANGSIVCDVKFAHEIQSNIVEKFLWYKPGEIITDKLTYKAGIVFFKFDTLTEMQDKTARMPDLARIIAE, encoded by the coding sequence ATGAGCTTAAATAAGAAAATGTTGCTTCTCGGCGGCGGACACGCCGAAATTCCTCTAATCCAAGCCGCACACGAACTCGGCTGGTACGTGATTACCACGGGCAATGCCCGCGAAGGTTTGGGACACCCCTACGCCGACAAGAACGTTTTTGCAGACTTTAGCGACAAAGACGCCATGCTGGAACTCGCCAAGAGCGAGGGCGTTCAAGCGGTTTGTTCCGGTTGCAACGATTTCGCTCTGCTTTCGACCGTGTACGTTTGCGAAAAATTGGGACTCCCCGGCCACGACAGCTACGCGACAAGCCTTGAAATTCACCACAAGGACAAATACCGCGCACTCGCTACGCGACTCGGCATCCCGACACCGCGAGCCCTTGTTGTTCGAAGCGTAGCCGATTTTGAAGCCGCTATCGCGCAACTCACATTCCCAATTATTGCAAAGCCAGTTGATTTGACGGGTGGCAAGGGCATTCACCGCGCCGCAACCGCCGACGAAGCCCGGGTCGCTTACAAAGACGCCTGCAGTCGCACACGCCAGGACCACATCGTGGTCGAAGAATTCGTGCAAGGTTCAAACCACGGATTTTCCGCCATGCTAGTGAAGGGCAAGGTCGCATTCGCTTTCTCTGACAACGAGCAGTACTATATCAACAAGTACATGGTCTCGGGTGCAAATTCGCCGAGTACATCCAGCGACAAGACGCTCGCCATGCTCCGCGAATACAGCGAACGCATCGCGCAAGAATTGCACCTAGTCGACGGCATTCTACACATCCAGTACATCGAACGGGCCGACGGCATTCCCATTATCATCGAAATCTGTCGCCGCCCACCCGGAGATTTGTACATCAAGTTCGTGAAGTACGCTACCGGCATCGACTACCCGAAATTTATTGTGCAGGCCGAAACCGGCGAGGACATTTCCAGCATTACTGACGTGCCTACGCAAGGATTCTGGCTCCGGCACTGCATAATGGCCGGACCTGACATCGCAAACGGCAGCATTGTCTGCGACGTCAAGTTCGCTCACGAAATTCAAAGCAACATCGTCGAAAAATTCCTGTGGTACAAGCCAGGCGAAATTATTACAGATAAACTCACCTACAAGGCCGGAATTGTATTCTTCAAGTTCGATACCCTCACCGAGATGCAAGATAAGACTGCAAGAATGCCAGATTTAGCCCGCATTATCGCTGAATAA
- a CDS encoding Gfo/Idh/MocA family protein: MKKEPYQIAFIGGGINSAIGEVHKAASQMDGHFELVAGAFSTHAETNRKTAETWGVTAERTYADYHKLLKAEKGKLDAVVVLAPTDYHKDIVIDALRAGFPVVCEKSLATSFEEGEEIAKVVAETKGFFCTTYNYTGYPMIRELKQFIADGKLGKIQQVQVEMPQEGFMRLGAHNEPPKPQSWRLKDTVIPKISLDLGSHLHNMIYFLTGERPERIVADQATFGLFPQIVDNVGALVQYTNNVRAQIWFSKTALGNRNGLRIRVFGSEGSAEWFQLEPETLKTCDLRGNVSLRDRTGDVKIANQQRYNRFKAGHPAGFIEAFANYYKDIADCLGQYFANGNFTSQYVCGIKTSLEGLAMMQAAARSAQSNKWEDL; the protein is encoded by the coding sequence ATGAAGAAGGAACCTTATCAGATTGCATTTATTGGCGGTGGCATCAACTCAGCCATCGGCGAAGTCCATAAGGCCGCAAGCCAGATGGACGGCCATTTTGAACTTGTAGCGGGCGCATTCAGCACCCACGCCGAAACAAACCGCAAAACCGCCGAAACTTGGGGAGTTACCGCCGAACGCACCTATGCCGACTACCACAAACTTTTGAAAGCCGAAAAAGGCAAACTGGACGCCGTCGTAGTGCTCGCGCCGACCGATTACCACAAAGACATCGTGATTGACGCTCTACGCGCCGGGTTCCCCGTGGTGTGTGAAAAGTCGCTCGCCACCAGCTTTGAAGAAGGCGAAGAAATCGCCAAAGTAGTCGCTGAGACTAAAGGATTCTTCTGCACTACGTACAACTACACCGGCTACCCGATGATTCGCGAACTCAAGCAGTTCATCGCCGACGGCAAGCTCGGTAAAATCCAGCAGGTGCAAGTCGAAATGCCGCAAGAAGGCTTTATGCGACTTGGGGCACACAACGAACCTCCCAAGCCGCAAAGCTGGCGCCTTAAGGATACCGTGATTCCGAAAATTTCGCTGGACCTTGGCAGCCACCTGCACAACATGATTTACTTTTTGACCGGCGAACGCCCGGAACGCATCGTAGCCGACCAGGCTACATTCGGTCTTTTTCCACAAATCGTAGACAACGTAGGCGCCCTCGTGCAATACACCAACAATGTCCGCGCCCAAATCTGGTTCAGCAAGACTGCGCTCGGTAACCGCAACGGGCTCCGCATTCGCGTTTTCGGTAGCGAAGGCAGCGCCGAATGGTTCCAGCTGGAACCCGAAACTTTAAAGACCTGCGACCTGCGCGGCAACGTGAGCCTGCGCGACCGCACCGGCGATGTGAAGATTGCGAACCAGCAGCGTTACAACCGCTTTAAGGCGGGACACCCCGCAGGCTTTATCGAAGCATTTGCCAACTACTACAAAGACATCGCCGACTGCCTCGGTCAATACTTTGCAAATGGCAACTTTACCAGCCAATACGTATGCGGCATCAAGACCTCGCTAGAAGGTCTCGCCATGATGCAGGCCGCAGCGCGTTCCGCACAAAGTAACAAGTGGGAAGATTTATAA
- a CDS encoding FkbM family methyltransferase: MADKADIVRMFITKTDIPKYILGRNKYSSEVRKYVKITGFVDEKTTERTYEGLPILHSLFEIPSNAIVLSCVVEGTAWAVEEKLSAWGGLHIDYFSFIKYSGFPLSIEYWLGFKESYSLNESKYDEIRSLLKDELSKQTFDRQIKFKLDYDISQMSDFRMNLNEQYFEPFLDLDPSGESFCDVGGYDGATTQNFIKHCPRYDKIYYWEPDPDFMEKSKATLSDIPNVVYITKGASDKNETLRFKIDGNASRIAEDGKVSIEVGKIDDVIKDKVSFIKMDIEGNEIAAISGARQTILQNHPKMAICAYHKGDDFVTIPQAIFHIREDYDIYMRHYTQGICETVMFFVPKK, encoded by the coding sequence ATGGCAGATAAAGCAGACATCGTGCGTATGTTTATCACAAAGACGGATATTCCCAAGTATATTTTGGGCAGAAACAAATATTCTTCCGAAGTGCGAAAATATGTAAAAATTACCGGATTTGTTGACGAAAAAACAACTGAGCGCACTTATGAAGGGCTGCCAATCCTACATTCATTGTTTGAAATCCCATCCAACGCGATTGTTTTAAGTTGCGTTGTTGAGGGGACCGCTTGGGCCGTGGAGGAGAAATTATCCGCTTGGGGAGGTTTGCACATTGATTACTTTTCATTTATAAAATACAGCGGATTTCCATTGAGTATAGAATATTGGCTCGGATTCAAGGAATCTTATTCTTTAAACGAATCTAAGTACGATGAAATAAGGTCATTGTTAAAAGACGAATTGTCCAAACAGACATTCGACCGTCAAATCAAATTCAAACTCGATTACGACATTTCTCAAATGTCAGATTTCAGAATGAATTTGAATGAGCAGTATTTTGAACCATTTTTAGATTTGGACCCGTCTGGTGAGTCATTTTGTGACGTGGGAGGATATGATGGCGCTACAACACAAAATTTCATCAAACATTGTCCTCGATACGATAAAATTTATTACTGGGAGCCAGACCCTGACTTTATGGAGAAATCCAAGGCGACGCTGTCAGATATTCCTAATGTTGTGTACATAACAAAAGGCGCATCAGATAAAAACGAAACCCTGCGTTTCAAAATTGATGGGAATGCAAGCCGAATTGCTGAAGATGGCAAAGTTTCAATAGAAGTTGGAAAAATTGATGATGTGATTAAGGACAAAGTTTCATTTATAAAAATGGATATAGAAGGTAATGAAATTGCGGCTATCAGTGGAGCGAGACAAACTATTCTTCAAAACCATCCTAAAATGGCGATTTGTGCATACCATAAAGGAGACGATTTCGTCACTATTCCCCAAGCAATTTTTCATATTAGAGAAGATTATGACATATACATGAGACATTATACTCAGGGGATATGCGAAACCGTAATGTTTTTTGTGCCAAAAAAGTAA
- a CDS encoding ImmA/IrrE family metallo-endopeptidase translates to MQVYRCDELAYVTPPGRTLSEKLEEMGLDANDLAARMGYTPKAVNDILQGYCRITPEVAFSLEVITEIPANFWLRRQIAYDEYLAREYVKASLDNQPLWRKSFPEELGVRDWVRRGKNEADDKSGLSLLKFFAVASPQAWDSYYKDAKLKVAFRISLADVKDPYATSAWIRRGEILADRDPMEKQEQIPVRKRLKAALPEIIAFAAANKVRPKGKKRITYWTPEAEVVDDCMTGLQEICRKIGIRVLFVQNFKCAPIHGMYRWYKDVPLIQLHDRFEKRATMWFTFFHELAHVLYHGKKGICLQNIEITHNHPEKEDEANCFAQKCMVDAGFKM, encoded by the coding sequence ATGCAGGTATATAGATGTGATGAATTGGCTTATGTGACTCCGCCAGGTAGGACACTGTCGGAAAAGTTAGAAGAAATGGGTCTTGATGCCAACGATTTGGCTGCACGCATGGGCTACACGCCCAAGGCGGTGAACGATATTTTGCAGGGATATTGCCGTATAACGCCGGAAGTGGCGTTTTCGCTTGAGGTAATAACCGAAATTCCTGCGAACTTCTGGCTGCGACGTCAAATTGCGTACGATGAGTACCTTGCCCGCGAATATGTCAAAGCCTCCCTTGACAACCAGCCTCTCTGGAGAAAGTCTTTTCCCGAAGAACTTGGCGTGCGCGACTGGGTACGGCGCGGTAAAAACGAGGCTGACGACAAATCGGGCCTTTCGCTCCTCAAGTTCTTCGCGGTGGCGTCTCCGCAGGCGTGGGACAGTTACTACAAGGATGCCAAGCTTAAGGTGGCTTTCCGTATCTCGCTGGCCGATGTCAAGGATCCGTATGCGACTTCGGCGTGGATTCGCCGAGGCGAGATTCTTGCGGACCGGGACCCGATGGAAAAGCAGGAACAGATTCCGGTGCGCAAGCGCTTGAAGGCAGCTCTCCCCGAAATCATTGCTTTTGCGGCGGCCAACAAGGTACGCCCGAAGGGCAAGAAGCGCATTACCTACTGGACGCCGGAAGCCGAGGTGGTGGATGATTGCATGACGGGTTTACAGGAAATCTGTCGTAAAATCGGCATCCGCGTACTGTTCGTGCAGAACTTCAAGTGCGCGCCGATTCATGGCATGTATCGTTGGTACAAGGATGTCCCGCTGATTCAGCTGCACGACCGCTTCGAGAAGCGCGCGACGATGTGGTTTACATTTTTCCACGAACTGGCGCATGTGCTGTATCACGGCAAGAAGGGAATTTGTCTACAGAATATTGAAATCACGCACAACCATCCTGAAAAGGAAGATGAAGCAAACTGCTTCGCGCAGAAATGCATGGTGGATGCTGGGTTTAAAATGTAG
- a CDS encoding type II toxin-antitoxin system RelE/ParE family toxin: MQVVYADKELARCAGDKAYAVRKMGQRRADVYLDRINDLQGAADLESLKNVPGRYHELVGNRAGQWACDLDHPYRLIFKPVMNSAGNIVGLIVENTVSILEIVDYHK, translated from the coding sequence GTGCAAGTAGTATATGCAGATAAAGAATTGGCTCGCTGCGCAGGTGACAAGGCCTATGCAGTGAGGAAAATGGGGCAACGTCGTGCGGACGTCTATTTGGATAGGATAAACGACCTTCAGGGTGCCGCTGATCTGGAGTCTTTAAAGAATGTTCCTGGACGATATCACGAGTTGGTAGGCAATCGCGCTGGCCAATGGGCTTGCGATTTGGACCATCCGTATCGGCTTATCTTTAAACCGGTTATGAATAGTGCTGGAAATATTGTTGGTTTGATTGTCGAAAATACCGTTTCCATTCTAGAAATTGTAGATTATCACAAGTAG
- a CDS encoding T4 RnlA family RNA ligase, with product MNRLPSLDEYFAAAERGEVSALYSADRKYVKFKYTAQAIYSSRWNRVTLHARGHVFNVSTGECVLRPWDKFFNFNELVLPDGSFTSTYHASVNEGMFFPQNNKSKTLQGELGHFIATDKLDGSLCIAGLVDGKPMVTSSGAIHSEHSEWSRKWLEGNDILGKFEPGCTYMFETIADIFLHPIRYNYEGCTLLGIIDNATGQESPFDYVENTARKWNIASPQRVDVTNLEDAQKFVSELPANKEGTVITFDNGFKVKMKGEEFLKVHKLFHGLTPGFLMENFDTETMTFPESIMSVIPEEFTDLKKFANNFTHDYKDLLARTIGYAHLWNFMKLDQGTAYRKTRDALDGYIKAIDASSKLFRKLAKGATIQSTDFTTAQKLVYEAMVKHETQAKNYAAAVAQ from the coding sequence ATGAATAGACTGCCTTCTCTTGACGAATACTTCGCAGCAGCGGAGCGGGGCGAGGTTTCCGCTCTCTATTCGGCTGACCGCAAGTATGTAAAATTCAAATACACCGCACAGGCCATATATTCCAGCCGTTGGAATCGCGTGACTTTACATGCTCGCGGACACGTTTTCAATGTTTCAACAGGTGAATGCGTATTGCGTCCGTGGGACAAATTTTTCAATTTCAACGAACTCGTTTTGCCCGACGGTTCATTCACCTCCACTTACCACGCCTCCGTCAACGAAGGAATGTTCTTCCCGCAAAACAACAAAAGCAAAACATTGCAGGGAGAACTCGGACATTTCATTGCTACAGACAAACTCGATGGTTCCCTGTGCATCGCGGGATTAGTCGACGGCAAGCCTATGGTCACATCGTCAGGAGCAATCCATTCGGAACATTCGGAATGGTCCCGCAAATGGCTAGAAGGCAACGATATCCTAGGCAAATTTGAACCCGGTTGTACCTATATGTTCGAAACTATCGCCGATATTTTTCTGCACCCCATCAGATACAATTACGAAGGATGCACGCTCCTCGGTATCATCGACAACGCAACCGGCCAAGAATCGCCCTTTGACTATGTAGAGAATACAGCAAGGAAATGGAACATCGCCTCTCCACAGCGTGTAGATGTCACAAATCTGGAAGACGCACAAAAGTTCGTTTCAGAGCTCCCCGCAAACAAGGAGGGCACCGTCATCACATTTGATAACGGATTCAAAGTGAAAATGAAAGGCGAAGAATTTCTCAAAGTGCACAAACTCTTCCACGGTCTGACACCCGGTTTTCTTATGGAAAACTTTGATACCGAAACTATGACCTTTCCCGAGAGCATCATGTCCGTGATTCCCGAGGAATTCACCGACCTGAAGAAATTCGCCAACAACTTTACCCACGATTACAAGGACCTACTGGCACGAACCATCGGCTACGCTCATCTGTGGAATTTTATGAAATTAGACCAAGGAACGGCTTACCGTAAAACGCGCGACGCACTTGACGGTTACATAAAGGCTATCGACGCCTCGTCAAAATTGTTCAGGAAACTGGCAAAAGGGGCGACCATACAAAGCACAGACTTCACAACAGCCCAAAAGCTTGTTTACGAAGCTATGGTGAAGCATGAAACTCAGGCGAAGAATTATGCGGCTGCAGTCGCACAATAA
- the rffA gene encoding dTDP-4-amino-4,6-dideoxygalactose transaminase, with translation MKIPFNKPPFVGLELDYVKQAVESGRICGDGTYNLMCHDWLEKHTGAVKALMTTSCTHALEMSARLCDIQPGDEVIMPSFTFVSTADAFVSQGAKCVFVDIRPDTMNLDENLIEAAITEKTQAIVPVHYAGVACEMDKINEIAKRHNLFVVEDAAQGMMATYKGKALGTLGDFGCYSYHETKNYSMGEGGALLINDKKYCDRAEIIREKGTNRCQFHRGEVDKYTWVELGSSYLPSELNAAYLYAELECADEINDNRMASWNAYRERLQPLADKGLIELPFIPEHCKHNAHMFYLKVEDLQTRTALLKHLVYNGILAVFHYVPLHSSPAGLRFGRFNGEDKYTTNESNRLLRLPMFFGLKTEEIDFVCEKVNEFFGV, from the coding sequence ATGAAGATTCCATTCAACAAGCCGCCGTTCGTGGGGCTCGAACTCGATTATGTGAAACAGGCTGTCGAAAGTGGCCGTATTTGTGGCGATGGCACTTACAACTTGATGTGCCACGATTGGCTTGAAAAGCATACCGGCGCTGTGAAAGCGCTGATGACTACCAGCTGCACCCATGCGCTTGAAATGTCTGCCCGCCTTTGCGACATTCAGCCCGGCGACGAGGTGATTATGCCGTCGTTCACGTTCGTGAGTACGGCCGATGCGTTCGTGTCGCAGGGGGCCAAGTGCGTATTCGTGGACATTCGCCCCGACACCATGAACCTGGACGAAAATCTGATAGAGGCTGCTATCACCGAAAAGACGCAGGCGATTGTGCCGGTGCATTACGCGGGCGTGGCTTGTGAAATGGACAAAATCAACGAGATTGCAAAACGACACAATTTGTTCGTGGTCGAAGATGCCGCTCAGGGCATGATGGCGACTTACAAGGGCAAGGCGCTCGGAACGCTCGGCGACTTTGGCTGCTACAGCTACCACGAAACCAAGAATTACAGCATGGGCGAGGGCGGTGCGCTCCTCATCAACGACAAGAAGTATTGCGACCGCGCAGAGATTATCCGTGAGAAGGGCACGAATCGCTGCCAGTTCCATCGCGGCGAAGTCGACAAGTACACTTGGGTGGAGCTCGGCTCCAGCTACTTGCCGAGCGAACTCAATGCCGCTTATCTTTATGCGGAACTGGAATGTGCCGACGAGATTAACGATAACCGCATGGCTAGCTGGAACGCTTACCGCGAACGCTTGCAGCCGCTAGCCGACAAGGGCTTGATCGAGTTGCCGTTCATTCCGGAACATTGCAAGCACAACGCGCACATGTTCTACCTGAAGGTCGAGGACTTGCAGACGCGTACGGCGCTCCTTAAGCACCTGGTGTACAACGGCATTCTGGCGGTGTTCCACTATGTGCCGCTGCATAGCTCGCCTGCGGGCTTGCGCTTCGGTCGCTTTAACGGCGAAGACAAGTATACCACCAACGAAAGCAACCGCTTGCTGCGTCTGCCGATGTTCTTTGGCCTGAAAACCGAAGAAATAGACTTTGTCTGCGAAAAAGTGAACGAATTCTTCGGCGTGTAA
- a CDS encoding glycosyltransferase family 2 protein, producing MKLSFVIPCYRSENTIETVVQEIRETVATRPGTDYEIVLVNDCSPDGVWQVIKKLAAADNHIKGICLAKNFGQHSALMAGYGQATGDYIISLDDDGQTPASESFKLVDKLEEGYDVVYGYYKHSRQHLFRRFGTWVNKKMAEAIIGQPKTLRTTSFFIMRKFIVDEIVRYPNPFAYISGLVFRATKNLGNVEVQHRRRLEGESGYTIAGLIGLWINGFTAFSVKPLRAATFIGVICALVGFLAGLYVVYQKFLNPEIPVGYTSMLATLLFVGGMIMLLLGLIGEYVGRIYISINQSPQYVVRERTF from the coding sequence ATGAAACTTTCGTTTGTAATCCCCTGTTACCGCAGCGAAAACACCATCGAAACCGTGGTGCAAGAAATCCGCGAAACCGTAGCGACCCGCCCCGGCACGGATTACGAAATTGTACTGGTGAACGACTGCAGCCCCGACGGCGTATGGCAAGTCATCAAGAAACTCGCCGCCGCCGACAACCACATCAAGGGAATTTGCCTCGCCAAAAACTTCGGCCAGCACAGCGCCCTAATGGCTGGCTATGGCCAGGCCACCGGCGACTACATCATCAGCCTCGATGACGACGGACAGACCCCCGCCAGCGAAAGCTTTAAACTTGTAGACAAACTAGAAGAAGGCTACGACGTCGTTTACGGCTATTATAAGCATTCAAGGCAACACTTGTTCCGCCGCTTTGGCACCTGGGTCAACAAGAAAATGGCCGAAGCGATTATTGGACAACCCAAGACGCTCCGCACGACGAGCTTCTTTATCATGCGCAAGTTCATTGTCGATGAAATCGTGCGCTACCCGAACCCGTTCGCCTATATTAGCGGGCTCGTTTTCCGCGCCACCAAGAACTTGGGCAATGTAGAAGTGCAGCACCGTCGCCGCCTCGAAGGCGAATCGGGTTACACCATTGCAGGCCTTATCGGGCTCTGGATTAACGGTTTTACCGCATTCTCCGTCAAACCGCTCCGCGCCGCGACCTTTATCGGAGTCATCTGCGCCCTCGTAGGTTTTCTTGCAGGCCTCTACGTTGTTTACCAGAAATTCCTCAATCCCGAAATTCCCGTAGGCTACACCAGCATGCTCGCCACTCTGCTGTTCGTGGGCGGCATGATTATGCTCCTGCTCGGGCTCATCGGCGAATACGTGGGCCGCATCTATATCAGCATCAACCAGTCTCCGCAATACGTGGTGCGAGAACGAACGTTCTAA